From Actinoplanes oblitus, a single genomic window includes:
- the tmk gene encoding dTMP kinase encodes MTTGRFIVVDGPSGTGKSTVTRLLVDLLAAAGEQVLLTQEPSDGPIGRLARAGTHEYRGIELAALVIADRYHHLHTVVRPAVAAGKIVLCDRYLPSSLVLQEADGVPQEIVWAMNTDVDRPNLTVLLLADPGHSRQRVRQRGIYSRFHLAIPDERRRYEQLVRPLFEAGHRPVTCEIGNRDADAVASGLVDLVLDPTDVQDAATADRDTTSS; translated from the coding sequence ATGACCACCGGTCGGTTCATCGTTGTGGACGGCCCGTCCGGGACCGGCAAGTCCACCGTTACCCGTCTGCTCGTCGACCTGCTCGCCGCTGCCGGCGAGCAGGTTCTACTGACCCAGGAGCCGTCCGACGGCCCGATCGGGAGGCTCGCACGCGCCGGCACCCACGAATACCGAGGGATCGAGCTGGCGGCCCTGGTGATTGCCGACCGGTATCACCACCTGCACACCGTGGTGCGTCCTGCCGTCGCCGCGGGGAAAATCGTTCTGTGTGACCGCTACCTACCCTCATCACTCGTGCTGCAGGAGGCGGACGGCGTGCCGCAGGAGATCGTGTGGGCGATGAACACCGACGTCGACCGGCCGAATCTGACGGTGCTGCTGCTCGCGGACCCGGGTCACAGCCGTCAACGGGTGCGCCAGCGGGGCATCTACAGCAGGTTTCACCTGGCCATACCTGACGAACGCAGGCGATACGAGCAGCTGGTTCGACCTCTCTTCGAAGCCGGCCACAGGCCCGTTACCTGCGAAATCGGCAACCGGGACGCCGATGCCGTCGCTTCAGGGCTGGTTGACCTGGTCCTGGACCCGACAGACGTTCAGGACGCCGCAACGGCTGACCGTGACACGACCTCGTCGTAG
- a CDS encoding glycosyltransferase — protein MTTIAFVLVSFTPDAPAGMERATAGLAAGLAALGHRAIIITAAPAAPARYAGATIRKLTSLRVPWPSDDQTLRATITTAADLITAELGDIYREFQVDAVIYVDALWGLGRIMPATIPHRRILAAHVIGHDVDVDLALAQKPDAVLVPSASARAEAATRGFDSSSWQIQPNPLLTEPPPPDPQGRARLRTSGPIRVMARPAPEKGIVPLLAAASDAQVRADRRTYRIGDAQASIEVALAKAGFEAVIGSQDDTMTHCTAYCDAAAISLGDGLTWAKAPKWLAAAALVIVPYLRETFGLVALESMAGGTPVIAYRTGNLPALIGDGGVLVDLEAGPQALWRAAWQLRADPVRYEAASRAAYYLARDYRPAHIADDLLLKVVS, from the coding sequence ATGACCACTATCGCGTTCGTGCTCGTCTCGTTTACCCCCGACGCCCCCGCCGGGATGGAACGCGCCACCGCCGGTCTCGCCGCCGGCCTGGCCGCGCTCGGCCACCGCGCGATCATCATCACCGCGGCACCCGCCGCGCCCGCCCGGTATGCCGGCGCGACCATCCGCAAGCTCACCAGCCTGCGTGTGCCGTGGCCGTCCGATGACCAGACGCTGCGGGCCACGATCACCACCGCAGCCGACCTGATCACCGCCGAACTCGGCGACATCTACCGCGAGTTCCAGGTGGACGCCGTGATCTACGTCGACGCGTTGTGGGGTCTGGGCCGCATCATGCCGGCCACCATCCCGCACCGCCGGATCCTCGCCGCACACGTCATCGGCCACGACGTCGACGTCGACCTGGCCCTCGCCCAGAAGCCGGATGCGGTGCTCGTCCCCTCCGCCTCCGCGCGAGCCGAGGCCGCCACACGCGGCTTCGACAGCAGCTCCTGGCAGATCCAGCCCAACCCGCTGCTCACCGAGCCGCCACCGCCCGACCCACAGGGCAGAGCCCGTCTGCGCACCAGCGGCCCCATTCGAGTGATGGCACGGCCGGCCCCGGAGAAAGGGATCGTGCCGCTACTCGCCGCGGCCAGCGACGCGCAGGTACGTGCCGACCGGCGAACCTACCGGATCGGTGACGCACAGGCGTCGATCGAAGTGGCGCTGGCCAAGGCGGGTTTCGAGGCGGTCATCGGCAGCCAGGACGACACGATGACACACTGCACCGCCTACTGCGATGCCGCAGCAATCTCACTGGGTGACGGCCTGACCTGGGCAAAGGCCCCGAAGTGGCTCGCCGCAGCCGCACTGGTAATTGTCCCGTACCTACGCGAAACGTTCGGGCTTGTGGCACTGGAGTCGATGGCCGGCGGCACCCCGGTCATCGCCTACCGCACCGGCAATCTACCGGCCCTGATCGGTGACGGCGGCGTACTCGTCGACCTCGAAGCCGGGCCCCAAGCCTTGTGGCGTGCCGCCTGGCAGCTACGCGCCGATCCGGTACGTTACGAGGCAGCATCACGGGCTGCTTACTACCTTGCACGGGACTATCGGCCCGCCCACATCGCTGACGACCTACTTCTCAAGGTGGTGAGCTGA
- a CDS encoding SAM-dependent methyltransferase, which yields MPLGREATTARPAAHTTPQPGRGVAVPCHRKDRIERRRDSMPRKAKRYNEQLRARFTRLPSPSPGRTGQHMTQAELADAINAELAKLYPDRDLAREELLVDWRWVGDLIRGKNRWPGDERRQAVLRVLGADTPDELGLYLTRPTGALGGGGQPTHSAPVPAPGRHLSPMPAQAAASGEAPADGAGTAARPAAPSGLLSTAAVAPASGASVSGAAVGRRGFDTTTAHPARRYNYWLGGKSHFPADRESGELIARAWPAVVTAARENRAFLRRSVTCLADLGIRQFLDVGCGLPLPGQDTHDLVQRVAADARVVYVDNDPMVSSHAEALLCDDPQGRTGYVEADIRDPTALVRHPRLRSVLDLDRPVGLLVVAVLHFIHDQDEAISIFRQLSQALPSGSYVAFSHATMDFSSPADRARYEQMFDAGQTDVRARTEDQLADFFTGLQLIEPGLVAAPHWRPDRPSAELPAPDQVAIYGGVGWIP from the coding sequence GTGCCCCTGGGACGGGAGGCGACAACCGCACGGCCGGCCGCACATACGACGCCGCAGCCGGGTCGGGGCGTAGCCGTTCCGTGTCACCGCAAGGACCGTATTGAGAGGCGACGGGACAGCATGCCGCGCAAAGCCAAGAGATACAACGAGCAGCTCCGTGCCCGGTTCACCCGCCTGCCGTCACCGTCGCCGGGCCGCACGGGGCAACACATGACACAGGCCGAGTTGGCCGATGCCATCAACGCTGAACTGGCCAAGCTGTATCCCGACCGGGATCTGGCGCGGGAGGAATTGCTCGTCGACTGGCGGTGGGTCGGCGACCTCATCCGGGGCAAGAACCGCTGGCCCGGTGACGAGCGCCGGCAGGCGGTGCTGCGCGTGTTGGGTGCCGACACTCCCGACGAACTCGGCCTCTACCTGACTCGCCCTACCGGTGCCCTGGGCGGTGGCGGTCAACCCACGCACTCTGCCCCGGTGCCGGCACCAGGCCGGCACCTATCGCCGATGCCGGCACAGGCCGCGGCGTCGGGGGAGGCCCCTGCCGACGGCGCCGGGACGGCTGCTCGTCCGGCAGCGCCTTCCGGCCTGCTGTCGACGGCGGCCGTGGCCCCGGCGAGCGGCGCCAGCGTTTCCGGCGCCGCGGTGGGGCGCCGCGGGTTTGATACCACGACCGCTCATCCGGCGCGGCGGTACAACTACTGGCTGGGCGGCAAGAGCCATTTCCCGGCCGATCGCGAGTCGGGGGAGCTGATCGCGAGGGCGTGGCCGGCGGTTGTGACCGCGGCACGGGAGAACCGGGCGTTTCTGCGCCGCAGCGTGACCTGCCTGGCGGATCTGGGCATCCGGCAGTTCCTCGACGTCGGGTGCGGGCTGCCGTTGCCCGGTCAGGACACTCATGACCTCGTGCAGCGGGTCGCCGCCGACGCGCGGGTCGTGTACGTGGACAACGATCCTATGGTCAGCAGCCACGCCGAGGCTCTGCTGTGCGACGACCCGCAGGGCCGTACCGGGTACGTCGAGGCCGACATCCGGGATCCCACCGCTCTGGTACGGCATCCCAGGTTGCGGTCCGTGCTCGACCTGGATCGCCCGGTCGGACTGCTTGTCGTCGCGGTGCTGCACTTCATCCACGACCAGGATGAGGCGATCAGCATCTTCCGGCAGCTGTCCCAGGCACTGCCCTCCGGCAGTTACGTGGCGTTCAGCCACGCCACCATGGATTTCAGCAGCCCCGCGGACCGCGCCCGGTATGAGCAGATGTTCGACGCCGGCCAGACCGACGTCCGGGCCCGCACCGAAGACCAGCTCGCGGACTTCTTCACCGGCCTGCAACTCATCGAACCCGGACTGGTCGCGGCACCGCACTGGCGCCCGGACCGGCCCTCCGCCGAGCTACCGGCACCCGACCAGGTCGCGATCTACGGCGGCGTCGGCTGGATTCCCTAG
- a CDS encoding transposase family protein, with product MLSYPATITLSSRTLNHLAERIRTHRQQRRSRWRRLNPGRQALLTLAHLRNGDTYTRLAAGFEIGIATAWRYVQEAIALLSAAADDLASAMRRIQQLAYAILDGTLISIDRVADQKPYYSGKHKRHGVNAQVIADAAGRLVWASPALPGSTHDLTAARTHGIIDALTSADVMTFADKGYQGARGSVRTPFKQRRFRPKLSRRQKAVNRAHAKIRARGERAIATLKTWKILSKLRCCPRRATAIVQAILVLHHVEANRYAG from the coding sequence ATGCTGTCCTACCCTGCCACGATCACGTTGTCCAGCCGGACCCTGAACCACCTCGCCGAACGCATCCGCACCCACCGCCAGCAGCGCAGATCGCGATGGCGGCGACTGAACCCCGGCCGTCAGGCCCTGCTCACCCTGGCCCACCTTCGCAACGGCGACACCTACACCCGCCTCGCCGCCGGCTTCGAGATCGGCATCGCCACCGCCTGGCGCTACGTCCAGGAGGCGATCGCCCTGCTTAGCGCAGCCGCCGACGACCTCGCCAGCGCGATGCGGCGTATCCAGCAGCTGGCGTACGCGATCCTGGACGGCACACTGATCTCGATCGACCGGGTCGCCGACCAGAAGCCGTACTACTCCGGCAAGCACAAGCGGCACGGCGTCAACGCGCAGGTCATCGCCGACGCAGCCGGGCGTCTCGTGTGGGCCTCGCCGGCGCTGCCAGGCTCGACCCACGACCTGACCGCCGCCCGCACCCACGGCATCATCGACGCGCTCACCAGCGCCGACGTAATGACCTTCGCCGACAAGGGCTACCAGGGCGCCCGCGGCAGCGTGCGCACCCCGTTCAAGCAGCGGCGCTTCCGGCCGAAGCTGTCACGCCGGCAGAAGGCGGTCAACCGGGCGCACGCGAAGATCCGCGCCCGCGGCGAACGCGCGATCGCAACCCTCAAGACCTGGAAGATCCTGTCCAAGCTGCGCTGCTGCCCGCGCCGCGCGACCGCGATCGTGCAGGCCATCCTCGTCCTGCATCACGTCGAAGCCAACCGCTACGCAGGATGA
- a CDS encoding PIG-L deacetylase family protein, with protein MVKPAVDLLTIMAHPDDAELWAGATIAAAASAIIAVAAHDPVRDAEAAGGASILGARLELLLELSIRSVQQLLRRVGPQVVVTHHVDDVHPDHRRTAELVIRALPDVVIETGLPARVYMCDGYNNLDRHGRPIYLPVMINVSGQWDTKVRALQSHTSQPIAEHFGPMAEVLGRLHGLRIGARYAEAFAPVPVLGRLPEAAGLSGLRPKSVGDDAG; from the coding sequence ATGGTGAAACCCGCGGTCGACCTGCTCACGATCATGGCGCACCCCGACGACGCCGAACTCTGGGCAGGCGCGACGATCGCCGCCGCCGCATCCGCGATCATCGCCGTCGCCGCACACGATCCGGTCCGCGACGCTGAGGCTGCCGGGGGTGCCAGCATCCTCGGCGCCCGCCTCGAACTGCTGCTGGAGCTTTCCATCAGGTCCGTGCAGCAGCTCCTTCGCCGGGTAGGGCCGCAGGTCGTCGTGACGCATCACGTCGACGACGTGCACCCCGATCACCGGCGCACCGCCGAGCTCGTCATCAGGGCGCTGCCCGACGTGGTGATCGAGACCGGACTTCCCGCGCGGGTGTACATGTGCGACGGCTACAACAACCTCGACCGCCATGGCCGGCCAATCTATCTGCCCGTCATGATCAACGTCTCCGGGCAGTGGGATACCAAGGTCCGGGCCCTGCAGTCCCATACCTCGCAGCCCATCGCCGAGCACTTCGGCCCGATGGCTGAGGTGCTCGGCAGGCTCCACGGCCTGCGCATCGGCGCCCGCTACGCCGAGGCGTTCGCTCCCGTCCCCGTTCTCGGCCGCCTTCCCGAAGCAGCGGGCTTGTCCGGGCTGCGTCCAAAGTCCGTCGGCGACGATGCCGGATGA
- a CDS encoding B12-binding domain-containing radical SAM protein: MSAPSHLIAGANPSRPLDLLFINAPLRDYAVRPRVNDFTLPVLGMAYIATYAAEQGFNVGVLDAESHGLPVADTIQFVNAAAPRWVGLNLLAPTYQISARIAAALDPGIKLMLGGHQAKAMPAEILADPRMCRTAALIIGEGETRVVELLRDHRNRADLPGVMWLDPIMKTPVTGGRPGTAHHLAPDVDTLPYVNRTYLVQDPHVAEDRRIEANMVGARGCPYDCSFCGAAVSANPDITIRVRRPDNILGEMHQLHDTYGVSAFRFVDDLFLGARRVIDTMAGAFTSGRIGDWAVWDATGRINVLNRCPDATLDQLIGNGLREVALGIESGSARMLQYIDKRIDPEMIRTVVRRLTERGISVKGYFILGFPGETADELNATVRLVHDLWELTDHQPGRFRASVFEFRPYPGTPEWNRLMATKRYTTAQLLAYGAVDLTNAGVDEAMRSRDEFNFSVGIQFGETPIPEVRRHLAELSREQYDRRQDAPL, from the coding sequence ATGTCCGCACCGTCTCACCTGATCGCCGGGGCTAACCCCTCCCGACCGCTGGACTTGCTATTCATCAACGCCCCGCTGCGCGACTACGCCGTACGACCCCGAGTCAACGACTTCACCCTGCCGGTGCTCGGCATGGCGTACATCGCGACTTACGCCGCCGAGCAGGGCTTCAACGTCGGCGTGCTCGATGCGGAATCTCATGGCCTGCCGGTCGCCGACACCATTCAGTTCGTCAACGCCGCAGCGCCGCGATGGGTAGGTCTGAATTTGCTCGCACCGACCTACCAGATCAGCGCCCGCATCGCCGCCGCTCTCGATCCCGGCATCAAGCTGATGCTCGGCGGCCACCAGGCGAAGGCGATGCCCGCCGAGATACTCGCCGACCCCCGCATGTGCCGCACCGCCGCCCTAATCATCGGCGAGGGTGAAACGCGTGTCGTAGAACTTCTCCGCGACCACCGCAACAGGGCTGATCTGCCCGGCGTCATGTGGCTCGATCCGATCATGAAGACCCCAGTCACAGGCGGCCGGCCCGGAACCGCCCACCACCTTGCCCCCGATGTCGACACCCTGCCGTATGTCAACCGCACGTACCTGGTGCAGGACCCGCACGTCGCCGAGGACCGGCGTATCGAGGCGAACATGGTCGGTGCACGCGGCTGTCCCTACGACTGCTCCTTCTGCGGGGCGGCAGTCTCGGCCAACCCGGACATCACTATCCGGGTGCGCCGGCCGGACAACATCCTCGGCGAGATGCACCAGCTGCACGATACCTACGGAGTGAGCGCGTTCCGGTTCGTCGACGACCTGTTCCTCGGCGCTCGCCGCGTTATCGACACAATGGCCGGCGCTTTCACCAGCGGACGGATCGGCGACTGGGCGGTATGGGACGCCACCGGCCGGATCAACGTCCTCAATCGCTGCCCCGACGCCACCTTGGACCAGTTGATCGGCAACGGGCTACGCGAGGTCGCGCTCGGCATCGAATCCGGCAGCGCACGGATGCTCCAGTACATCGACAAACGGATCGACCCGGAGATGATCCGGACCGTCGTGCGCCGACTGACCGAACGCGGCATCAGCGTGAAGGGTTACTTTATCCTCGGCTTCCCGGGCGAGACCGCCGACGAACTCAATGCGACCGTCCGGCTCGTGCACGACCTGTGGGAGCTCACCGACCACCAACCCGGTCGGTTCCGCGCGTCTGTGTTCGAATTCCGGCCCTACCCAGGCACTCCCGAATGGAACCGGCTGATGGCCACCAAGCGGTACACGACCGCCCAACTTCTCGCCTACGGCGCCGTCGACCTCACCAACGCCGGCGTCGACGAGGCCATGCGTTCACGCGACGAATTCAACTTCTCGGTCGGCATCCAATTCGGCGAGACACCGATCCCCGAGGTCCGGCGCCACCTGGCGGAGCTGTCCCGCGAGCAGTACGACCGGCGGCAGGACGCGCCGCTATGA
- a CDS encoding 5'-3' exonuclease, whose amino-acid sequence MGAVPSRPDPSVPLLLVDGHNLLWRATFGFPAKIESKDKTRDITGLFGFFALLRVAVREELPHPPEIIVVFDGQHGTAARKATDVSYKAQRPIDENAMAPIRQLPAVKDALDKHGIAWVELDDQEADDVIATLAAADLDRRVYIMSGDRDFYQLIDERVTVLNTAMHRGKRHVNAQAVLAKFRVTPAQWADFRAMTGDPADNIPGVRGIGPGTAATLLADGQTLETLHENGRMSGSRTAALSDAWNDVLRWRTMIRLNQALPLDIKPTGEPSAPLPTPAAVVEAIGQW is encoded by the coding sequence ATGGGCGCTGTCCCGTCACGTCCCGACCCGTCCGTCCCGCTGCTACTCGTCGACGGCCACAACCTACTGTGGCGTGCCACCTTCGGCTTCCCAGCCAAGATCGAATCGAAGGACAAGACGCGCGACATCACCGGCCTGTTCGGGTTCTTCGCACTGCTGCGCGTTGCCGTCCGTGAGGAACTCCCGCACCCGCCCGAGATCATCGTGGTCTTCGACGGCCAGCACGGCACCGCAGCCCGCAAGGCCACCGACGTCTCGTACAAGGCCCAGCGTCCCATCGATGAGAACGCAATGGCCCCGATCCGGCAGCTGCCGGCCGTCAAGGATGCCCTGGATAAGCACGGCATCGCCTGGGTCGAGCTCGATGACCAGGAAGCCGACGACGTCATCGCCACCCTCGCCGCCGCCGACCTTGACCGGCGCGTCTACATCATGTCCGGCGACCGCGACTTCTACCAGCTCATCGACGAGCGAGTCACTGTTCTCAACACCGCCATGCATCGCGGCAAACGCCACGTCAACGCACAGGCCGTGCTCGCCAAGTTCCGGGTGACTCCCGCCCAATGGGCCGATTTCCGCGCCATGACCGGAGACCCCGCCGACAACATCCCCGGCGTCCGCGGCATCGGCCCTGGGACCGCCGCGACGCTGCTCGCTGACGGGCAAACACTGGAGACCCTTCACGAGAACGGCCGGATGAGCGGCAGCCGCACCGCTGCCCTGTCCGACGCCTGGAACGACGTCCTGAGATGGCGCACCATGATCCGGCTCAACCAGGCTCTGCCACTGGACATCAAACCCACCGGTGAGCCGTCCGCGCCGCTGCCGACACCTGCCGCGGTCGTGGAGGCGATCGGCCAATGGTGA
- a CDS encoding class IV adenylate cyclase, with the protein MTAEIEVKYQVADVEGLLAAIREHGIALSEPVEQDDQAYAPIGWQFGDARIGVTFVRLRRQGGRCVFTTKTPVDNVLACVEHETEVSDATAMHAAILAMGYQPTVKVVKTRRTGRVGAWSVCLDAVVGAGAFFEVEAVAEDADGMLQVQAQMDAWVQGLGVPVERTGATYDEVVSRSAVAAS; encoded by the coding sequence ATGACTGCTGAGATCGAAGTTAAGTACCAGGTTGCCGACGTTGAGGGGCTGCTCGCCGCGATCCGCGAGCACGGCATTGCGCTGTCCGAACCGGTGGAACAGGACGACCAGGCCTACGCGCCCATTGGTTGGCAGTTCGGCGACGCGCGAATCGGTGTCACCTTCGTCCGGCTACGAAGGCAGGGCGGTCGATGTGTGTTTACGACGAAGACACCGGTCGATAATGTGCTTGCGTGTGTGGAGCATGAGACCGAGGTGTCCGACGCAACAGCGATGCACGCCGCGATTTTGGCGATGGGATACCAGCCGACGGTGAAGGTCGTGAAGACCCGCCGTACGGGCCGCGTCGGAGCGTGGTCTGTCTGCCTTGACGCCGTTGTCGGTGCCGGGGCTTTCTTCGAGGTCGAGGCGGTGGCTGAGGACGCTGACGGGATGCTGCAGGTGCAGGCCCAGATGGATGCATGGGTCCAGGGCTTAGGAGTTCCGGTGGAACGCACCGGAGCGACCTACGACGAGGTCGTGTCACGGTCAGCCGTTGCGGCGTCCTGA
- a CDS encoding phosphoribosyltransferase, whose protein sequence is MLAEGCEMLSSAAFVKCACFTVTIGIASSGRIPAERIAKSAGRLAHTVRAQHSPTDELYQQATGSVIVDVTGLAEALNSRKLFGEILLVDDICGTGETFAAVIDALGPYLEADANIRTVALCRNLGSAYTPDLWLWDVADWVHFPWEPDLDPGQRTEVLTIPERVQRR, encoded by the coding sequence GTGCTGGCCGAAGGCTGCGAGATGCTCTCCAGCGCCGCATTCGTCAAGTGCGCGTGCTTCACGGTGACCATCGGCATCGCCAGCAGCGGCCGGATCCCCGCCGAGCGGATCGCGAAGTCCGCCGGGCGGCTCGCCCACACGGTCCGCGCCCAGCACAGTCCCACCGACGAGCTTTACCAGCAGGCCACCGGCTCCGTCATCGTCGACGTCACCGGCCTCGCCGAGGCATTGAACAGCCGGAAGCTTTTCGGGGAGATCTTGTTGGTTGATGACATCTGCGGCACGGGCGAAACGTTCGCGGCGGTGATCGACGCTCTCGGCCCGTACCTGGAGGCGGACGCCAACATCCGCACCGTCGCTCTGTGCCGCAACCTCGGCTCGGCGTACACGCCGGATCTGTGGCTGTGGGACGTCGCCGACTGGGTGCACTTCCCGTGGGAGCCCGATCTCGATCCCGGCCAGCGCACTGAGGTTTTGACCATCCCGGAGCGGGTGCAGCGTCGATGA
- a CDS encoding SAM-dependent methyltransferase yields the protein MLNSVSPDSADDSSVHPALPAPAGVNVNVPHSARIYDYWLGGKDNFAVDRAVGEAMIQAIPGMRYMAGENRKFVHRAARDLVEKEGIRQFLDVGTGIPTRPNLHEVAQRIAPETRVVYVDNDPIVLVHARALMLSSPEGRSEYISADIRDPRSILTDKVLRETLDLTRPVGLTLIAILMLLADEDDPWATVAELRDAMPSGSCLAITHPTADFNPDEVNQAVAAATGAGMTLVARTQEAVARFFGDWELLEPGLVPVSAWRPDTPATDPKAAYYWAGMARKS from the coding sequence ATGCTGAATAGCGTTAGTCCGGACAGCGCAGACGACTCTAGCGTCCATCCGGCACTCCCTGCGCCAGCCGGGGTCAACGTCAACGTCCCGCACTCCGCCCGCATCTACGACTACTGGCTCGGCGGCAAGGACAACTTCGCCGTCGACCGCGCGGTCGGCGAGGCGATGATCCAGGCGATCCCCGGCATGCGTTACATGGCCGGCGAGAACCGCAAGTTCGTCCACCGCGCCGCCCGTGACCTGGTGGAAAAGGAAGGCATCCGGCAGTTCCTGGACGTGGGCACCGGCATCCCGACCCGGCCCAACCTGCACGAGGTCGCGCAGCGGATCGCCCCGGAGACCCGGGTGGTCTACGTCGACAACGACCCGATCGTCCTGGTCCACGCCCGCGCCCTGATGCTCAGCTCCCCCGAGGGTCGCAGCGAGTACATCAGCGCCGACATCCGCGATCCCCGCTCGATCCTGACCGACAAGGTGCTCCGGGAGACCCTCGACCTGACCCGGCCGGTCGGTCTCACCCTGATCGCGATCCTGATGCTGCTCGCGGACGAGGACGACCCGTGGGCCACTGTCGCCGAGCTGCGCGACGCGATGCCGTCCGGCAGCTGCCTGGCGATCACCCACCCGACCGCCGACTTCAACCCCGACGAGGTCAACCAGGCCGTCGCCGCCGCCACCGGCGCCGGGATGACCCTGGTGGCCCGCACCCAGGAGGCGGTGGCCCGCTTCTTCGGCGACTGGGAGCTGCTCGAGCCCGGCCTGGTCCCGGTCTCCGCCTGGCGGCCCGACACCCCCGCCACCGATCCGAAAGCGGCTTATTACTGGGCCGGCATGGCCCGCAAATCGTAA
- a CDS encoding phosphotransferase: protein MFVEQRTRPVLAKVCRLLNREAHDAILLRHHTNAVYAVDDLVVKIAPPAISVGLLRKVVDLVQWLTDADFPTVHLTTEVDQPIIVDDHGITVWERLDAAIDRPVTTGELGRLLRSLHSLEIPPVPLPQLDPMPGIRHSISASTILTDEDRMLLSERLEVVSGALRSVRSPLGWGLIQSDPQVRNALRRRDGTAVLADWDGARIGDRIWDVATVAVHCRRFGNNQDLNAFSEAYGWDPRSWSEFENLCRLRELQMIATNARKSLPGTPAATEVRHRLAGMRRGHREMTAWRIL from the coding sequence ATGTTCGTAGAGCAGCGGACTCGGCCGGTGCTAGCCAAGGTATGCCGTCTCCTTAACCGTGAAGCGCATGACGCAATCCTCCTGCGCCACCACACTAATGCGGTTTACGCGGTCGATGATTTAGTCGTCAAGATCGCTCCTCCCGCAATAAGCGTAGGTCTGCTGCGCAAAGTTGTAGATCTAGTGCAGTGGCTCACTGATGCCGACTTCCCGACGGTTCACCTCACGACGGAGGTTGATCAGCCCATAATTGTCGACGACCACGGCATCACGGTATGGGAGAGGCTCGACGCAGCTATCGATCGGCCGGTTACCACTGGCGAGCTTGGCCGGCTGCTCCGCAGCCTGCACTCACTGGAGATACCTCCCGTACCGCTTCCTCAGCTTGATCCGATGCCCGGAATTCGTCATTCAATCAGCGCCTCCACCATCCTCACCGATGAGGACCGAATGCTGCTAAGCGAGCGTTTGGAGGTCGTTTCAGGCGCGCTGCGCAGTGTGCGCTCACCGCTGGGCTGGGGATTGATCCAGTCTGATCCTCAGGTACGCAATGCGCTGCGCCGGCGCGACGGCACCGCAGTGCTAGCAGATTGGGATGGCGCTCGCATCGGCGACCGCATCTGGGATGTCGCAACGGTGGCCGTACACTGCCGCCGATTTGGCAACAACCAAGACCTGAATGCTTTCAGCGAGGCATACGGCTGGGATCCCCGAAGTTGGTCCGAGTTTGAGAACTTGTGTCGCCTCCGGGAATTACAAATGATCGCGACCAACGCTCGTAAGTCGCTGCCCGGAACACCTGCAGCGACCGAGGTACGTCATCGCCTCGCCGGGATGCGGCGCGGGCACCGCGAAATGACCGCATGGCGCATTCTCTGA
- a CDS encoding DNA glycosylase family protein, which produces MATLMCDHPAWTPTPTGAHRAIRHDATVWHLLWETGADSVERHVVAGRPGATPTVDEVTAPNTMPAAFSHLGTTVARLAPVLRVRNSDLWDAIGTAVIRQVIRADQARRLHARFSAAYGQRIGTKHGDLLLFPTAETVTSLPETAFTEVGLKFHRPALAAAATAYLSCAEQWAQLPAARLVDALQTVPRIGRWTAGAAVADYSGDFALYPYADLAVRTWARRAAPDTSWPDTEPAFAAMWRTAGTGLAALTLLTLAWGGTYVRTVSPDRRG; this is translated from the coding sequence ATGGCCACCTTGATGTGCGACCACCCCGCATGGACGCCGACCCCGACCGGCGCCCACCGGGCGATCCGCCACGATGCGACCGTTTGGCATCTGCTCTGGGAGACCGGTGCCGACAGCGTCGAGCGTCACGTCGTCGCCGGACGCCCCGGTGCGACACCGACCGTCGATGAGGTGACCGCGCCCAACACCATGCCTGCCGCGTTCAGCCACCTCGGCACCACCGTGGCCCGTCTTGCGCCCGTCCTGAGGGTGCGAAACAGCGACCTGTGGGACGCGATCGGCACCGCCGTCATCCGGCAGGTTATCCGCGCCGATCAGGCCCGCCGACTCCACGCCCGCTTTTCCGCCGCGTACGGACAACGGATCGGCACCAAGCACGGTGACCTGCTGCTGTTCCCCACCGCCGAGACTGTCACTTCCCTGCCCGAGACAGCGTTCACCGAGGTCGGCCTAAAGTTCCACCGGCCTGCGCTGGCAGCCGCCGCCACCGCATACCTCTCCTGCGCCGAGCAATGGGCGCAGCTACCCGCAGCCCGGCTGGTTGACGCCCTCCAGACGGTACCGCGGATCGGCCGCTGGACGGCCGGCGCGGCGGTCGCCGACTACAGCGGTGACTTCGCGCTCTACCCATACGCTGACCTGGCCGTGCGGACCTGGGCGCGGCGTGCCGCACCTGACACCTCATGGCCTGATACGGAGCCCGCGTTCGCCGCGATGTGGCGCACCGCCGGGACCGGACTCGCCGCGCTCACCCTTCTCACCCTCGCATGGGGAGGCACTTATGTCCGCACCGTCTCACCTGATCGCCGGGGCTAA